In Malus sylvestris chromosome 16, drMalSylv7.2, whole genome shotgun sequence, the following are encoded in one genomic region:
- the LOC126606642 gene encoding uncharacterized protein LOC126606642 yields MEDWEDEKAPTLLSKDQPVHKWDDEDVDENDITESWEDLDEPAPLEPVTKPVSEKAPKKPATKPAEKATEKKGKTVQVEKEEPLDPVSEKLRQQRLVEEADYKSTKELFSSGGNYKTLDNFIPKSESDFLEYAELISHKLRPFEKSFHYIGLIKAVMRLSMTSLKGADAKEVSSSITAIANEKIKAEKEANAGKKKTGSKKKQLLVDKPNDDIAVDGYGPLDDYDFM; encoded by the exons ATGGAGGACTGGG AAGATGAGAAAGCCCCAACTCTCCTTTCTAAGGACCAACCAGTACATAAATGGGATGATGAAGATGTGGATGAAAATGATATTACCGAGTCATGGGAGGATTTAGATGAACCTGCTCCTTTG GAACCTGTAACAAAGCCTGTTTCTGAGAAGGCACCTAAGAAACCTGCAACAAAACCTGCTGAAAAAGCTAcagaaaagaaagggaaaaccGTTCAAGTAGAAAAGGAAGAGCCACTGGATCCTGTGTCTGAGAAACTTCGCCAACAAAG GCTGGTGGAAGAAGCAGATTATAAGTCCACTAAAGAATTGTTTTCCAGCGGAGGCAATTATAAAACCCTAGACAATTTCATTCCTAAATCTGAAAGTGACTTCCTGGAATATGCAGAACTAATTTCACATAAACTTCGTCCATTTGAG AAAAGTTTCCATTATATTGGTCTAATCAAGGCAGTAATGAGACTGTCAATGACTTCATTGAAAGGAGCAGATGCAAAAGAAGTTTCATCTTCCATTACAGCAATTGCAAATGAGAAAATAAAAGCAGAGAAGGAAGCAAATGCTGGTAAAAAGAAAACAG GCTCCAAGAAAAAGCAGCTACTTGTTGATAAGCCGAATGATGATATAGCTGTTGATGGCTATGGTCCGCTTGATGACTATGATTTTATGTGA